One window of the Aquila chrysaetos chrysaetos chromosome 8, bAquChr1.4, whole genome shotgun sequence genome contains the following:
- the ABRACL gene encoding costars family protein ABRACL — protein MNVEHEISLLVEEIRRLGTKNADGQVSVKFGVLFADEKCANLFEALVGTLKAAKRRKIVAYQGELLLQGVHDNVDIMLLQD, from the exons ATGAATGTGGAACATGAAATTAGCCTCTTAGTTGAGGAGATTCGGCGGTTGGGAACCAAAA ATGCTGATGGACAAGTGAGCGTGAAATTTGGTGTGCTCTTTGCTGATGAGAAGTGTGCCAACCTCTTTGAAGCCCTAGTGGGAACTCTTAAGGCTGCAAAACGACGGAAGATTGTCGCTTATCAAGGGGAGCTACTTCTACAAGGTGTTCATGACAACGTTGATATCATGCTGCTGCAGGACTGA